The window GGTCACGAAGTCGCTCGCCGGATCGGCCACGACGACTTTCGCCAGCACTTTGACCCGTGACAGCGGCGAGTCGGGGCCTGACATCGAGGGGTGCTTCTCATGCTCCTTCATGAACCGTGCGACGCTGGTAATAGTCTGCGCCCCGTTGAGCAGCCGCGGTACCTTGACCTCGCAGACACCCTCCTTTTGCACGAACTGCTCCACCGCAAGGGTGACTCCGTTGTGGTTGAACGCGAATACTTCCGGCTCAACTTTCCGTTCCAGCACGATCTCGGAAAGCGCCTGGCGGATCTTCTTGTTGGGCGGATTGTCCTCCGAAAGGCCCGATCGGATGTTCCGGTCCAGGAAGCGCTGGTTCAACGCCAGGTAGATCGCGTGCAGGTCCATGAGGGGCACGAACCCAACATGCATCGTGTGCTCCCCGTCGGGAGTCGTGATGCTTGCGGCTTCCGACAACCTGATCCGGAAGGATTGGGGCGGCGGCGGTAGCGGCGGGCGGCGAGTGTCGGCGATGAACTCCACCCGGAACTCGATGTCTCGCTTGACCCCGTCGTCCCCCTTGAAGAAGTCTTCGACGATGTAGTGCTTGTTCTCGACGTCCTCGCGTCTCGCCTGCAACCCCTGGCTGTTCTCGGCAGCGTCCAGATCGCCCTTGAACACCATGTGAACCAGTACACGCTTGATCAGGTCGCGTGAGTCGGCCAGCTCGGCCCGCAGACCGGCCAGCAGCTCGTTCTTGTGCGGGTCCGCCTTCGCGTTCCCGAAGATTCGCTCGATGCCGTCCTTGGCAAGCCGCTCGAGAGACTCACGGAAGAGGGCATGGTTCTCTGACCACTTGAACTGGAACAGGTACAGGTTCTTGGAGGCCCGCTCGATGAAGTAGGCGTCAATCCCGTAGTCGTTGTTACCGAATGCGACGAAGGGACGGATGTCCTCGATTGGACGCTCGAACTTCCGCGAGAGGTAGAGGCACGCGAAGTAATCCTCTTTACAGCCCCCCCACTTCGACTTGAAGTCGCTATAGAGCTGTTCGATTTCCTGCTTGTCCTTCGATGTGATTGGCATTTGCTGCGATTCTCCTGCTCGAACCCGCGAGTATACCGCCAGGCGGAGGTCCCCCTGCGTATGCGCAACTCCTTGCCCACACGCGATCTCCGAAAAATCCGTCACATTCGATAAACCCGCGCCCTCGCCTTCCCGATCCCTTTTTCAGCACACGCGGCAACCACGTAGGCCCGCGAGTGTGGTCAGAGAGGTTTGGATAGGCCAGGCGGGCTGCCACACCTGAACCAGCCCATGCGGCCGCACTCGCGGAGTCAGTCACATGTCGAACATCCCTGAGACGTAGTCCGAGTTCATCGCGTGGGCGAAGGTGCGCCAGGCCCAGTGGATTTTGAACCAGGCGCAAATCGGATTGTCGGGGCCCCAGACCGTCGCATTCAAGACGCTGGTCGAGGCCCTGGAGGCGGCCGAGGACGACGCGCAGGTGAAGCGCGAAGCGAGCAAGGACGCCACCCGGACGCTCAACAACTCCGAGTCGGCGGCCCGCATCGTGGCCGGGGCCTACGTCAACCTCATCAAGGCCTTCGCCGAGACCACCGGCAACCCGAGCGTGTACTCCCTCAGCGGCGTCAACGCCGACTCGCCCCCGGGCACCCTTCCCGCGCCCGTGCCGCCCTCCAAGTTCTTCGCGACGCTCAACGCCGACGGCTCGCTGACCCTTCGCTTCCGCGCCAGCCAGCCCAAGGGCGTGACCGGCGTGGTCTACCAGATCTTCCGCCGCTTCAGCAGCGATGCCCCCTTCACGCAGGTGGGCAGCACCGGCGCCACAAAGCGCTGGGTCGACCAGACCATCCCCTTCGGCACCGACCGCGTGGAGTACATGGTGACCCCGGTCCGCGGCGAGGTGGTGGGCGAGTCCAGCGACGCCTTCCCCGTGCAGTTCGGCAGCGTGGGCGGCGGCAACTTCAGCATCAGCTCCGGGAGCGGCGAGAACAAGCTGGCGGCGTGAGACGTCTGAAGTCCGGGTCCTGATCCTGGGTCCTGGGTCCTGAATGTGTGCCTCCTTTCCGGCGTGGGCCCTGTGAGATGACAGGGCCCACGCTGTTTTTGCGCTCGGCGCTGGGGACGGTAACGCGGAGGGGCGGTTGGGGGGGCCGGAATAAACCCACCCGCCGGGCACGCCGATAACCGGGGTATGGACCAGACCCCAGCCGCGAGCTCAGCCCCCGCCGCCCCCACCACCCACACCACCCCCACCACCCCCACCACCCCCGCCACGCCCAGTTCAAACCTCGTCGCGCCCGTGGGGAAGAAGCGGGCCTACCGCGCCCCCGGCGTGCTCCCCCCGCCCCCGGCGGGCCAGGAGTTCTGGACCAAAGAGCAGTGCGCGGGTTACTTCAACGTGGGCAAGGGCAAGTGGTCGGCGTGGGAGCGCGTGGGGAGGGTCACGATCCCGCGGTACCGGCTTGCCCAGCGGGCGGGCTCGCCGATCGTGTACCTGCGGCGGGACGTGGAGACGCTGGGGTTTGCGCGCGCGGTGCCCTTTGCGCCCGAGGGCGCGGCCGTCATGACACGGATCGAGTGCGCCGAGCACTTCGGGGTGACGGAGGACACCTTCTGCGGCTGGGAGAACTCGGGAAAGGTGCCCATCCCGCGGTACAAGGTGAAGGGCCCGCACCGGCCGCTGGTGGTGTACCTCACGAGCGACGTGGCCACGCTGCCTTTCGCCGCGCCGCTGCCGCTGCCGCCGGCGGGTGCGGCGGTGATGACGCGGGACGAGTGCGCCGCGCACTTCGGGGTGACGGAGAACACGTTCATGCACTGGGAGACGGGCGGCCTCGTGCCCATCGCCCGCTACCGCTACACGGGGCCGCGGGCCAAGGTGTGCTACCTGCGGGCGGATGTCGAGGCCCTCCGGCTGGAGACGCCCCCGCCGCTGGCCCCGGCGGGGTTGGAGGTGATGACCCGCGAGCAGTGCGCTGAACACTGGGGCCTGTGCATCGAGGCCTGGGGCGACCGGGAGCGGCAGGGCCTGGTGAACATCCCCCGCTACAGCATGATCGAGAACCGCACGCGCAAGCACTGCTACGCCGCGGCGGAGGTGCGTGCACTGCCCTTCGCCGCGCCGCTGCCGCTGCCGCCGGCGGGGGTGGAGGTGTGGACGCGGGACGAGTGCGCGGAGCACTTTGGGATCACCGAGGACGCGTGGGAGGAGCGCGAGAAGAAGGGCGAGGTGCCGTTGCAGCGGTACCGCTGGACCGGGGCTTCGCAGCACAAGTGCTGCTACATCGCCGCGGAGGTGGCGAAGCTGGACGGGCGGGTGCTGCCGCCGCCGCCGCCCGAAGGGCTGGCGGTGATGGACCGCGGCGAATGCGCGGCGTTCTTCGGGATCGCTCCGGACACCTGGGGCAGCTGGGAGCAGCAGGGCAGAGTGACGATCCCGCGCTACCGGCGGGCGATGCCCGACGGTAAGCGGCGCATGTGCTATGCAGTCGAGGACGCGACGCGGCTGCGTGAGCAGATCCGGACCGAGTACGCTCCGTTCCCTGATCCGGAGCGGCCGGGCTGCTACCGGGTCCCGATCTACACCCACAGCGGCAAGCGGTTCGCCGTCATTGATGCCGCGGACCTTCCCAAGGTGGATGGCAGGAGCTGGAACGTGTCGCAGCGCACCGACGAGGACGCCCCGCGCGGGGACGTGGTGCTGGCGACCGAGCCGCACATCCCGCTCAAGCGGATCATCTCGGGCGAGGAGCACTCCGGGCCGGAGGTACGCATCACGTTCGCCAATGGTGATTACCTCGACCACCGGCGCGAGAACCTGGTCGTGCGCAGCTACGCCGAGCAGTCGTACAACATGCGCAAGCCCCGCACAAGGCACGGACGGCCGTGCACGTCCAGGTTCAAAGGTGTGTCCTGGTCCGAGCACACAGGGAAGTGGACGGCCCACATCGGCAAGGATGGCAAGTCGTACTACCTCGGCCTCTTCTATGAGGAGGAGGACGCCGCCCGCGCCTACGACGAGGCGGCGCGGCGGATGTTCGGCGAGCACGCCCGGCTCAACTTCCCGGATGAGGGGGCGCTGCTGATGCACCGCGAACTGCGCGGGGGAGAGGGCGGTCGGCGGGCGGCATGAGCGAGGCGGGGGCGCGACGGCACGCGAGCATCGCACCCCGCCGGTGGTCCGCAATCTGCTTGCATGCCTCCCCCGCTGTGGTAGTCTCGTTCCCCAGAGACCCGAGAGGGGGGATACCACGCATGCCTGTCCGTACCGCCGTTGTGACCGCGGTGTCCGCCGCGCTGGGTATCGCTGTCGCCCCCGCGCAGGCGCAGTGGAACGTCACCGCCCTGACGCCGCCCGATGCCAGCACCAACGCCTTTGCCAACGGCACCGCCGGGGGCGTGCAGGTGGGGAACTACGGCAACAACCCGGCGCTGTGGACGGGGACGCAGGCCTCGCACGTCAACATGCTCCCCGCCGGGGCGCACTCGGGGCAGCTGCTCAGGACCGACGGCGGGCAGCACGTGGGGCTGGTGCGCTGGTCGGGGTTCTCTGACCGCCAGGCCACGCTGTGGGGCGGGACCGCCGCGTCCGCCACCAGCCTGCACCCCGCGGGCGCGTTCCTCTCCACCGCCCACGGCATCGGCGGAGGCCAGCAGGTGGGCGAAGCCACGTTCACCAGCGACCAGAACCTCACCCGCGCGGGACTCTGGAGCGGCACCGCGGGCTCGTGGGTCAGCCTGCACCCCTCGGGCGTGAACACCTCTACCGCACGCGGCACCGACGGCACGCAGCAGGTTGGGCAGGTCAATATCGGCGGCCAGGGCAACCGCGCCGCCTTCTGGAGCGGCACGGCCGCCAGCTTCGTCAATCTCCACCCCACCGGCTACCAGATCTCGATCGCGGTCGCGGTGCACAACGGCCAGCAGGTCGGGCTGGTGCAGGGCACCCCCGGAAACCATGCGGCCCTGTGGAGCGGCTCCGCGGCGTCGTTCCTCAGCCTCACGCCCGCCGGCGCCTTCGGCTCCAGCGCCCGGGGCGTGTTCAACGGCGTGCAGGTCGGCACCGCGAGCTTCCCCGATGCCCAGCGGGCGGGCCTCTGGCGCGGCACCGCCGCGAGCTGGGAAGACCTGCACCAGTACCTGCCCGCGGGGTATAGCAGCTCCGCCGCGAACAGCATCTGGTCCGACGGCACGACGACCTACATCGCCGGCAGCGCCTTCAACCCCGCCACCGCCCGCAACGAGGCGATGCTGTGGACGTACACCGTTCCCGCGGCGCCCACGACCGGCGTGCTGGGCCTCGCGGGGCTGCTGGCGGCGGGGCGGCGGCGGACGCGGTAATCACCGGGCCCGCCCGCCGATCGTGAGCCGCGCGCGCCCGCTTGGAACTCAGCACGCCCCCCCGCCCAGCACCCTGAAGAAGCTCTCGATGTCCTGGTCGGTGCCCACGTCGCCGTCCTGGTTGAAGTCGGCGGTGGGCGGGCAGGTCTGGCAGCAGTTCCCGCCCAGGCAGGCGAAGAAGGACTCGATGTCCTGGTCGGTGCCGGTGTCGCCGTCGCCGTTGAAGTCGGCGGTGCAGCCGGTCGCGCCCGCGGGGATGAGCAGCACGGCCCCGGCGCCGGAGGTGATGCCCACGATGTGGCCGTGGTCGTTGATGTCGAGCACGCTGTGCAGCGTCTCGCCCCCCGCCGGGCCCTCGACGTGCTGGCTGAGGGCGACGGGCGTGCGGGCGGCGTCGTTCTGCCAGAGCGTGGGCTCGAAGATCGTGATGCAGTCCTCGTCGTCCAAACGCGTGCTGTAGCCCACGATGACGCCGGCGTTGTTGATGGCGTACGCCCAGGACTCGATATAGCCCGCGGGCACACCCAGGGCCTGCATGCCGCCGCCCGGGGTCCACACGAAGCCACGCTGGCCGTCGGGGGTCAGCGTGGCCCCCACCACCGTGCCCTCGCTGTTGACGTCCATGCCGACCGACCAGCCGACGGCGTACAGGCTGCCGAGGTCGATCATGCCGCCGGACTCAGTCCAGCGGAAGGCGTGCTGGCGGTTCTGGGCGTTGATGGCCCAGCCGGTAACGAAGCCGGTGTCGCTGAGGGCGCGGGCGTCGGCCTGGCCGCTGGGTGAGGCGGGCAGCGTGCTCAGGCTGAGCACGGCGCCGTCGCGCCACAGCAGCGGGCGGTACACGCTGCTGCTCCCGCCGGGGACCATGGAGCTGCCGACGATCCAGCCCGCGCTGTTGATGTCGTTGGCGATGGAGGCGGTCGCGTTGGCGGCGCCGCCGAGGTCGGTGATCCCACTCGCGTCGATGCGCACCGCCCGCTGGCGGCCCTGGGCGTTGACCGAGAGCCCGACCATGACGCCCTGCTCGTTCACCGCGCCCACCTGCGTGGTGCCGCCCAGGGTGCCCAGGTCCTGCACGCCGCCCTCCTGCCAGCGGAAGGCGCGGTACTGGCCGCTGCTGTTCTGGTAGTTGCCCGCGACCAGCCCGCTATTGGTGAGGCCAGTGGGCGTGGAGTTCCAGCCCGTGCCCAGGTGGACGACGGTGTAGCGCGGCGAGGTCTGAGCGAGGGTCGAGCCCGCGAGGAGGAAGAGGACGCCCGCGCCGGCCAGTGTGCGTGTGGACATGTGAAGCCCCTTGTGGCAGAGAAGCCAGCCCCGCGCCGGCCCTCACCGGGCCGGTCAACTCAGGAGCGTCGCTATGGGATGTCGCCGGTGCGGGGGCGTATTGCAGGTGGTCTGCGGGCTGGAACGCGGAGGGCGCGAAGGAGAAGCAGCAAAGGCATTACCGCGGAGTGGACGCGGAGGGGGCGGAGTTTCGCGGAGAGGGGGCAGGATGGGTTTGAGCGGCCGATCTAGGTGCGGGGCCACCGCTGCCGGAGCCACCAGGCGACGGCGGCGGCCGCGCCCAGCCACAGGACCACGATGAGCGCGGCGACCCAGCGCCCGCCGGCGCTGGTCAGCGCCGTTGTGGCGCGCTCGCGTGCATCGTGCATGACGGGCGCGGGGATCATCCGCCGCAGGGCCCACAGCCCCGCGGGCACGATCACGAGATCGTCGAGAAG of the Phycisphaerales bacterium genome contains:
- a CDS encoding AIPR family protein; its protein translation is MPITSKDKQEIEQLYSDFKSKWGGCKEDYFACLYLSRKFERPIEDIRPFVAFGNNDYGIDAYFIERASKNLYLFQFKWSENHALFRESLERLAKDGIERIFGNAKADPHKNELLAGLRAELADSRDLIKRVLVHMVFKGDLDAAENSQGLQARREDVENKHYIVEDFFKGDDGVKRDIEFRVEFIADTRRPPLPPPPQSFRIRLSEAASITTPDGEHTMHVGFVPLMDLHAIYLALNQRFLDRNIRSGLSEDNPPNKKIRQALSEIVLERKVEPEVFAFNHNGVTLAVEQFVQKEGVCEVKVPRLLNGAQTITSVARFMKEHEKHPSMSGPDSPLSRVKVLAKVVVADPASDFVTTVTISNNRQNPVNSWNLRANDRVQSDLHDLFKEKLELFYSRQENSFAGYSDEELEKAGYDTTRDLRIRPMAQTLLAIQGEIPKMSQLPEVFENQKWYTETFRESYVDSDPRRIVIAYKTGLMLRAAMDELDERAAGKHRPAIAKARNLVWSLLVQAIYNSNKLLEYLDLFGTRMTKEVAFKELLVVLARREVLPLLKTILDDKMYAPKLADEKYEFLRTKEVFTKCMADANKKFDWVKKPL
- a CDS encoding DUF1232 domain-containing protein, which encodes MLAHLRTWARSLRNETVALAIAVRDPRTPWYARALGVCVVAYALSPLDLLPDFIPVLGLLDDLVIVPAGLWALRRMIPAPVMHDARERATTALTSAGGRWVAALIVVLWLGAAAAVAWWLRQRWPRT
- a CDS encoding AP2/ERF family transcription factor, producing MDQTPAASSAPAAPTTHTTPTTPTTPATPSSNLVAPVGKKRAYRAPGVLPPPPAGQEFWTKEQCAGYFNVGKGKWSAWERVGRVTIPRYRLAQRAGSPIVYLRRDVETLGFARAVPFAPEGAAVMTRIECAEHFGVTEDTFCGWENSGKVPIPRYKVKGPHRPLVVYLTSDVATLPFAAPLPLPPAGAAVMTRDECAAHFGVTENTFMHWETGGLVPIARYRYTGPRAKVCYLRADVEALRLETPPPLAPAGLEVMTREQCAEHWGLCIEAWGDRERQGLVNIPRYSMIENRTRKHCYAAAEVRALPFAAPLPLPPAGVEVWTRDECAEHFGITEDAWEEREKKGEVPLQRYRWTGASQHKCCYIAAEVAKLDGRVLPPPPPEGLAVMDRGECAAFFGIAPDTWGSWEQQGRVTIPRYRRAMPDGKRRMCYAVEDATRLREQIRTEYAPFPDPERPGCYRVPIYTHSGKRFAVIDAADLPKVDGRSWNVSQRTDEDAPRGDVVLATEPHIPLKRIISGEEHSGPEVRITFANGDYLDHRRENLVVRSYAEQSYNMRKPRTRHGRPCTSRFKGVSWSEHTGKWTAHIGKDGKSYYLGLFYEEEDAARAYDEAARRMFGEHARLNFPDEGALLMHRELRGGEGGRRAA